One Leguminivora glycinivorella isolate SPB_JAAS2020 chromosome 15, LegGlyc_1.1, whole genome shotgun sequence genomic window, TTTCACCCTGTACTTCGTTCCAGTTTTATTTACTGAtgagaaatataatataaaatactcCGTTTCTGACTTCGGTTCCTTGCCGATGGCTAAAGTTGATTTCAAATACTTCCCACTTTTTCTTACATTTAGAGCATTGTGGAGTCTATTCACAACTTCTACTTGGCACTGTAGTTTCATTGTTTAGTTATGACCGAAATAAGTAGTAAAATATTCATGAATTAACGAGATAACTAGTTTCTCGCGCCAAAGGCAGTCGCGAAGTTCGCGAACCTGTGAAATCTGTCATAACAGATAAACGTCAAAATGACAGCAATTGTGAATGGTCTTATTTGAGTTCACGTAGAAAACGCTGCTCCATTTTCGAATAAACTGTAGTTTTTGTGCTGTTTCTTCTAATTTAGAGTTTAATATGGATTTCTTCATTTTCAATATAAGAAAGTGTACAAAGACATTGAAAatataagaaattaatgacTATTTACTGTTTATTTAGAAATTAAgacttttattaattattataaaaaattaaGCATGGTAACACTGAAACAACAGAAACAAGTATTCCTTGCGTCTACAAATTACGGTTTGCCGACTTTGCCGTCATTGTTTTTACACTTTAAACATTAAATTCTACCCGTACATAACACGAAAAATAAACAATAGCTAAAAGCTTTCATGTAAGTAGTGTAAtgctttatttttatcattatttatttcttaaactTGCTCTATTGTTGCTgtatgttcttataagaattcatgtatttgtgtaaatttaatattcCTGCTGCATTTTATATCAATTTATTATCATTTATGGTCCTATTACgttataaatataatctattatTCCTTATTACAGCTTTACAAATTTGTtaagaaaataaattgaaacatGGCCGGTCTGGTTGTTCAATCTCGTTTCGCGGGGCTCCAGGTGGAAGACGAAGACTTTTGCTCGGATGAGCAGAAGAAGAAGAACAAGAATAGTGCCGCTAAAAAAGTCGAGCCTCCGAAAAAAGCAAAACCTGCGCCAGCTAAGACTCAGGTATGCTGTTATCTTCCCCtgttattttaatgttgtatgTACCTAATAAGCTTATTGTGCATTACGCTTAATAATTTAATGTCCTAACATTTATAAATGTTTATAAGTACTAGCAACTACTAAAAGTAGGAATAATTTGTCATTATAAAAGTTACGCTTAAgtaattaattactttaaaatataaagcAGTCTATAAAGATGGTTCAAAATTACACTGAGGCACAATCCAAGTTCATGTTTGCGAATATGAAATTTGATGTGGAGACTCATAATTTTGATACACCAAAAAAAATTGCGATAGCAACACTGGCAATTAGGCAGAATTTAACATATATGCTATAAATGCCGTTGCTAAAAAGTTCGAATCTACCAGTGACTTAAATAACCATACAATatatcaatataaataaataaatattataggacattcttacacagattgactgagtcttacagtaagctcaagaaggcttgtgttgtgagtattcagacaacaatatatatgtttaatatacaaatacttatatacatagaaaacatccatgactcgggaacaaatattgatgctcatcacacaaatgaatgcccttaccgggattcaaacccgggaccgtggcATAGCAGGCAAAATCACTGCCGACTAggctagaccggtcgtcaaaatgatGATATGTTATCCCTACAGGTGGCTAAGAAGAAGAAGCCAAAGCAGGCTGCTCAGTCATCCAACCAGTGGGAGCTGTGGAAGCAGAAGGATGAGCAGCTTGTGGACGGCAACTTTGAAGACGAACTGCAGCAGGTAAGCAGTCAAACATTATATTCTTCAGAAAATAGAGACAGTTGATCACATCTTCCCCTCtaacacaacttgccttgtcgcgcgcgggtccatacttgaagtcgcgcttgatgtatttACTCGCGCgtcaaggcaagttgtgctaaagggtctggggcccatttctcaaaactgaaagttacaagttacaagcggaagtctctttccaacttgtcgtgttagacattgacaactacttgtaaattgtaacttgtaccttcgagaaatgggcccctgttaGTTCAATAATAGGTGGCAAAACTTTGGTGGTAACAATTTCCTAAATGTAGATATTGCATCAAAAATGacatcatttttattttcacatCCACTTATCTgaaacataaataaacaaatattgggggcaccttacacagatcaacttagccccaaagttagtaaagcttgtactatgggtgctaagcgacgatgtacatacttaaatagataaatacatacttatatagaagacatccatgactcaggaacaaatatctgtgctcatcacacaaataaatgcccttaccgggattcgaacccaggaccagaATTATAgaactaaataaattaatatacttttaactgtattggctacgtgcacgacaattacgcccactaccatgtgaacttgaagtggaaaatgtcaaaaaatgacatgtaaacaaacattatattttaacgatttttcgttaatttttttaaataaatcgaataacaagagctactatttcaagtgtaatttaggtagatagattataaagacatggatataataccaaaaatcagtttccaaagcattactcacggtataaacttccaaccccagactacagaaaaagtcaataaattggtgctggcagggcatataaggaatcttgaagaacataggagtaatggtacaagttcttcgagctagtgatatggtattcgctaaacctccgtcccgttaatgccatataaaacaaatctaaacgtaagtacctagtcatgtccgcggccgcagaaatatccgacacgggcctattcccaggctaggcctgaatctttaagcataatcttttacggtaggaaaaatactaacagcgtattaaacaatattaggtaaacaaagcttaaatataatttattataatgttttgttttgacatgtcacgttttcttttcaccgtagctatccatttagttctttgatccaatttccagtgggctctaagaaacgcatagaacgtgcaacgactatttatgccattatttttacaattaacaacgaaacaatattgatgccccatatcaaacattacacattgtattatattttatgagttttgatagatgacaaccacaatcagtgtcgattttgaccaccgcaagcactgcgatcgctttgcttaccccctccatgcacttcgcacgaagccaatactcTAATTTTatcattataatattaatttctaAAAACCTACAATTGAAAATTGACACAGACTAAGgtccagttgcatcaaccacatttgacagacacatcatcgtcacgcagcagacgtctatggaacttaccatacaataaaatttaacgaacgctttaacggtgacagacggtttggtgcaactgatcCTAAGTGACATCAATTGAAATCCTTGTCATCCTTCATTATAATTATCTTACACAAACTTTTGTTTATATCATTTTATTGCATATATTTCAGGCTATTTTACTCTCCAAATTAGACTATGAAGAGAAAAAAGATGTATATCAGCAGATTAAGAAAGAAGCAGAGATTACAAAGAAGAAAGAAGAAGCAGCCCGCACGACCACAAAGAAGCAGAAAAAGAAGAATGTCATGAGCCTGGATCAGTTTAATGACATGGTGGCTGGCGATGAATCTAAAAGTAAGTATTGACAgtcatcattttttttatactgtgtcgttggcaaacaggcatacggtccgcctgatggaaagcggtcactgtagcctatggacgcctgcaactcaaggggtgtcacatgcgcgttgccaacccatcagaaacttgtacactcccctgaTGCGTtaggtacacagcaaaaaggagtgtacaaggaGTGTGGAGGtgttaaactgaaataaaatcaTCATAGTCACTATTTTGCATTTGAATCATCACCCTAAAATTTATCTTTGAGAGAATTAAAGCTTTAATTTACCTATTTCCAGCAAGCCAAGAAGACGAAAAATCCTCAGACTCCAAACCAGATAAACCTAAAGACGACACAGAGTTCTTCGAGAGAGTGAAATCAGAAACGAAGAATGAATTACTAAAAGACAAAATAATAGACAGGGTGAAGTCACAAACGCGGCACCAAACCCAGGATATAACTAAAGCACAGTTTGTCGATACCTTAGAAAAGAAGGATAAAGAAATACATGCGCTAAAAGAGGAGGTGACTAATTTGAAAAAGGAATTATTAACAGTCAAGTCTAGGAATAAGAAGTTATGCAGTATATTAGGACAGGGAGAAAGTAAGCATGAAATGtttctaaatttattaattatactctgtcaaacaagtttgtcagtaaatagaaacaaagaaaactaataATATGCatcctaaagaaaaggatgcatatagttttctttgttcttatttactgacagacttgtttgacagagtattaTAAGCTATCGGCGAAATAAAaggtcgctcccgtgtaaatcatagaagaataagtaagggaagactccatacatcagtaaatgcgggttatttgtatcatcatcatcatcatatcagccttttatcgcccactgctgagcataggcctctcttctagtacgccacttctcctggtcctgggctaatctcatccagttgtgacccgcagttttttggatgtcgtcgacccaacggatgccaggcacttcttacatttgttagcgaccaccattccgttaacattttggtccaccttgcctagcaacatgtcccgcccaactccattttagtttagtaataacgaaacctacgtcttgcaccttacggcccagccacgacattggtctaagcgcgacagcggcgagcggcggccatacattgaagcgagacacagcgatgggacttttcattcgcacgtatggctgccgctcgccgctgccgcgcttagaccaatgtcgtggctgggccgttagtgcGACGACGGATTCGATCTTGCATCTTAATACCGACCATGGCGCgctttgtataggcatagttaagtgacatctagcgacaatcacgcgtcaacttgcgtaaattatcagtactactTTGTTCTAATCGCCGATACTCGTTTTTGGTAGGACTAGTGCCTTAGATGACGTCTATTGTACATTGCATCCTTCATACAAACTGtcagtatccatactaatattataaatgggaaagtgtgtatgtctgtttgtttatctgtctttcacggagcgacgaattgacgtgtttttaagtggtgttagttgaagggatggagagtgtcataggTTACTGTCTCTGTAACCCcgcacttccctaaaatgggagggtggaaatttgtatagagcatccgcaattttcgaatttcgcccgagcgaagccacgggcaaaagctagtaatcaataattatttgattttttttatattttcagtGAAAGACAAAGCTGAAGTATTAGTAGAAGTTGAAAGGCTACGCGCGGTCCAGTCTGAATTGACGGCGGAAATCGCGTCTCTCCACACGGACCTCGAGAAGGAGCGATCCAAGAACGCCGACCCTAGAGCGAAAGATAAGGTAACTTTTCTacatttaaagctcggccacgcgttttgagagcgaAGGCGGAGCGTTACGgtccggccacgacattggtctaagcgcgacagcggtgagcggcggccatacattggagcgagacacagtgatgggacttttcattcgcacgtggCTGCCGCTCAGCgctgtcacatctcggacactgaggatcaaatatatgaaagaggcgcgttcctagcacacattctaagctcgtgtaggtgaacgcgtagcatgcttgtatgagtgagatatgacaggttgactgttcgcgtttttgacaggcggtaactgtgaggtaaccgagagggggtgggcggcgctttcagcggggagcgggagtggccatactgtacgatagtactctttattatactgtgccgctgtcgcgcttagaccaatgtggCCGAGCCGTTAGCGGAGCAGAATGATAGCGGTGCggcggacgaacgctggcgttgcgcccagcggacgccggcgggaactgaCGAGCGCGGATTACGAGCGGagcgccagcgttcgtccgccgcaccgctatcattccgctccgctaacggcccggccacgacattggtctaagcgcgacagcggtgagcggcagccatgcgtgcaaatgaaaagtcccatcgctgtgtctcgctccaatgtatggccgccgctcaccgctgtcgcgcgtagaccaatgtcgtggctgagccgtaacagTTGCGAACGAAGAGGTCGTTTGTAGGTAAGTCTTTGCAGGTGCAAAATAATGTGTGGTTTATACCTTTTAACATtttcgcaaccaagaacccgcACTGTgggtgaactttgctcagatgccggaaACCCGATGGGCGGGTTCTCGTCACACAAGCTTGCGGTTATAAATAGGCTACTaaactcgtatcgaatttagcacatcaagttattgttttctgtggtatttgacttaagaaatcaatatttatagcttgcggggattaaaagtgcgtgatgactgcgtatttttaattaaagatgtgtgtatgttttttttaaatttatgaactGCGAAAACGGTGTTAGCcattggagtgacgtcacataattcaaatcaactatggaaattagaggtactaatctaatctccatagaagcaacctctattgtattaaaattcatagtcgttgctcGGCTGTGACAGtggcaaatattttttctaaatcgacttacgtcatgtcatagatattctatagattaatatggctgatgttgtttttgcctgatcacgtaaaagtaaactttaaattattttttgcaggTTTTTAAGtcttaataaaatatggtactattttttttcgtttaattagacagtaattaataatataagacatactttgaaaaagggtcaagtagcctattacgaccattttttgtctggttGTGAAAATACCTTTGGGGTGGTTTGTTAGCTAGCTTTAGATGCCCGAAGGGCAAACAGTCTAGAAATAAACGCCCACGCTCTGTTAAAATAATCTTGTTTCGAAAAATATGATCGCAGTTTCGTACAAAGAATAATTTTTTTTGGATCGCAACTAGTTAAGTACAAGGACAGAAAATACTTCTGTTGCAACTGATGTACGTTACTgctaactattatttatttataaaaaaaaaaacgtatgactaaagtattacatttttttcgCCTAACTGGAACCAGTTCGTTGGCGAACTGGCCACTAAATTGCTGCAGTCTTGAATATGTTATGCTCTGCACCTACTTTGTCTAGCAGTCATGGcatggctcatgagagcctggggtcctt contains:
- the LOC125234023 gene encoding G kinase-anchoring protein 1-like, with protein sequence MAGLVVQSRFAGLQVEDEDFCSDEQKKKNKNSAAKKVEPPKKAKPAPAKTQVAKKKKPKQAAQSSNQWELWKQKDEQLVDGNFEDELQQAILLSKLDYEEKKDVYQQIKKEAEITKKKEEAARTTTKKQKKKNVMSLDQFNDMVAGDESKTSQEDEKSSDSKPDKPKDDTEFFERVKSETKNELLKDKIIDRVKSQTRHQTQDITKAQFVDTLEKKDKEIHALKEEVTNLKKELLTVKSRNKKLCSILGQGEMKDKAEVLVEVERLRAVQSELTAEIASLHTDLEKERSKNADPRAKDKKNNTKKKNIRFDVSSEALISKESSSGTA